A single window of Leptospiraceae bacterium DNA harbors:
- a CDS encoding M3 family oligoendopeptidase → MKNLDQTYSRKYLSKELNPKNESELKTVYQQLLDYKINSVDDLKSFLEFWSELNSIVDEAISISYVNMTVDTKDKAAEAEYLHFIENISPIIDPFENSLQEKFLASSFINELDNSYYAVFIKKTKSEKEIYRKENIDLFIQDAKLSQTYQKITGSWMVEYEGKNYTVQQMAVFQENPDRIIREKTYRARVDVHLKDAEQLEDLFDEMLKIRTQAARNAGFANYRDYAFVSKGRFDYTPQDCLNMHDSIAETLVPLISEWTKEKCKKLGITSLRPWDLYVDPDGYGIIKAFDSEKELCDKTEKIFSALNPIIGGYFQYMREHKLLDLSSREGKAPGGYMTELSEKRVPFIFMNAVGSKRDVDTLLHEAGHSFHAFQARDQFLKSYRSSPLEFAEVASMSMELLGRPYFHNVYKKEEITRVKREQLIKIVEFFPFMSMIDSFQHWVYTTEDNGREARGKKWQELNRRFQPFLDMSGLDRIEKTRWQYPHVYTSPFYYIEYGIAQLGALQFWRNSLVNEKEAIEYYLKALSLGGSVPLPKLFESGNISFVMDKKSLQDLVNLIKKEISE, encoded by the coding sequence ATGAAGAACCTTGACCAAACGTATAGTAGAAAATATCTAAGCAAAGAACTAAACCCCAAAAACGAATCAGAGCTAAAAACCGTTTACCAACAATTACTCGATTATAAAATTAACTCTGTAGATGATTTAAAATCCTTCCTTGAGTTCTGGTCAGAACTTAATTCAATTGTAGATGAAGCAATTTCTATTAGCTATGTAAACATGACTGTGGATACTAAAGATAAAGCGGCAGAAGCAGAATACCTACACTTTATTGAAAATATTTCCCCAATCATTGATCCGTTTGAGAATTCCCTACAAGAAAAATTTCTAGCCTCTTCCTTTATAAATGAACTGGATAATAGTTATTATGCGGTTTTTATCAAGAAGACTAAATCAGAAAAAGAAATTTACAGAAAGGAAAACATTGATTTATTTATACAAGACGCAAAGTTATCACAGACTTATCAAAAGATAACCGGCTCCTGGATGGTAGAATACGAAGGTAAAAATTATACTGTGCAGCAAATGGCTGTTTTCCAAGAAAATCCAGATCGCATTATACGCGAGAAAACATACAGAGCAAGAGTTGACGTTCACCTAAAAGATGCAGAGCAATTAGAAGATTTATTTGATGAAATGTTGAAAATCAGAACGCAAGCAGCACGCAATGCAGGCTTTGCGAATTATCGTGATTATGCGTTTGTTTCAAAGGGAAGATTTGATTATACTCCTCAAGACTGTTTAAATATGCATGACTCCATTGCCGAAACATTGGTTCCTTTAATTTCAGAATGGACAAAGGAAAAATGTAAGAAGTTAGGAATAACAAGCCTTCGCCCCTGGGACTTATATGTTGACCCGGATGGATACGGAATTATAAAAGCATTTGATTCAGAGAAAGAACTTTGCGACAAGACAGAAAAAATATTTTCTGCATTAAATCCGATTATCGGTGGATACTTTCAGTATATGCGAGAGCATAAGCTATTAGATTTGTCAAGTCGAGAAGGCAAAGCTCCGGGTGGATACATGACTGAGCTTTCCGAAAAAAGAGTTCCCTTTATTTTCATGAATGCAGTCGGTTCCAAAAGAGATGTAGATACATTGTTACACGAAGCCGGTCATTCTTTTCATGCATTTCAAGCACGAGATCAATTCCTAAAAAGCTATCGTTCGTCTCCTTTAGAATTTGCAGAAGTCGCCTCCATGTCTATGGAACTTTTGGGAAGACCCTACTTTCACAACGTATACAAGAAAGAAGAGATAACGCGCGTTAAACGAGAGCAACTCATTAAGATTGTAGAATTTTTCCCATTTATGTCTATGATTGATTCTTTTCAACACTGGGTTTATACGACAGAAGATAATGGACGGGAGGCAAGAGGTAAAAAATGGCAAGAGCTCAATCGTAGATTTCAACCTTTCCTCGATATGAGTGGATTAGATAGAATCGAAAAGACCCGTTGGCAGTATCCACATGTCTACACATCTCCTTTTTATTATATTGAATATGGCATTGCACAATTAGGAGCTTTGCAATTTTGGCGTAATAGTCTTGTAAATGAAAAAGAAGCAATAGAATACTATTTAAAAGCTCTCTCGCTTGGAGGTTCGGTTCCATTACCAAAATTATTTGAATCAGGGAATATTAGTTTCGTAATGGATAAAAAAAGTTTGCAGGATTTGGTCAATCTAATCAAAAAAGAGATTAGCGAATAA
- a CDS encoding ComF family protein — translation MIQKFIILVLDYLFPIACNFCGEFDFFSSKLSLCKKCYKEGNKEKAVLLDTSYCGVCKTELINEECNYCNSRNVFFSQLNYIRIRGEFEREIIQRIKFGNAPHLSNYFRLGLRKVMRGLNKKRYTAIVSIPSNKSTIRKRPIPVCKPVTDLLIHHLRIKTIIPFEKKSKELQSGKSFRDRFIHAQSAFIIKESYSNKLKGNYLLVDDVFTTGATINEMAKILLLNGANEVDVLVLVKGKM, via the coding sequence ATGATTCAGAAATTTATCATACTCGTCTTAGATTATTTATTCCCTATCGCTTGTAACTTTTGTGGAGAGTTTGATTTTTTTTCCTCTAAGTTGTCTCTTTGTAAAAAATGCTATAAAGAAGGAAATAAAGAGAAAGCGGTATTGCTGGATACTTCCTATTGTGGTGTTTGCAAAACTGAACTAATAAATGAAGAATGCAATTATTGTAACTCCCGCAATGTTTTCTTTTCTCAGTTAAATTACATTCGTATTCGCGGGGAGTTTGAGAGGGAAATTATTCAAAGAATAAAGTTTGGGAATGCACCGCATTTGAGCAATTACTTTCGACTCGGTCTTAGAAAAGTAATGCGAGGCTTGAACAAAAAGAGATATACTGCGATTGTAAGCATTCCTTCTAACAAAAGCACTATTCGCAAAAGACCGATTCCTGTTTGTAAACCTGTCACTGATTTGTTGATTCATCATTTACGAATCAAAACTATTATCCCCTTCGAAAAGAAGTCAAAGGAATTACAATCCGGAAAAAGTTTCCGAGATAGATTTATACATGCCCAATCTGCCTTCATTATTAAAGAGTCTTATTCTAATAAATTGAAAGGCAACTATCTATTAGTCGATGATGTATTTACCACGGGTGCAACCATCAACGAGATGGCAAAGATATTACTCTTAAATGGCGCAAACGAGGTGGATGTATTAGTGCTTGTAAAAGGGAAGATGTAA
- a CDS encoding DUF4384 domain-containing protein: MKRFLILIPLLLLFSSSPSSNDMGISLETNYRNYRPGQSIKINVKLKQAAYLYILTLQSDGNLNLLYPNEDEQDNMIFNEEIRIPDDTKDYEFLAGEALGKDTIIAIASRNRIKKLHKAKYWIKPVYQGMSPNNLAWLKKLTKKLPPEQWVSADVSIFISKDGVTENTNTQPKKDSKIITANNKDNPTKEISKIHAEFSQNEVMHSYFKLPNSARITGNKRGYFSVRKDTDLNTYKLKVIPYIANQNDFCEYSIVSFTNPKKVSATYGTIEVIPDECNLKEVGSDQKEFWKKITNFYLQYQFKKSGALKGNIWLTGGDAKYNQKMTKPEVKDDFKFLE, translated from the coding sequence ATGAAGCGGTTTCTAATTCTAATCCCCTTATTACTTTTATTTTCCAGTTCTCCCTCCTCCAATGATATGGGAATTTCTTTAGAGACAAACTATCGAAATTATCGCCCGGGTCAATCTATCAAAATTAATGTTAAGCTAAAACAAGCAGCTTATCTCTATATTCTAACACTGCAAAGTGATGGAAACTTAAACCTACTTTATCCAAATGAAGATGAGCAAGATAATATGATCTTTAACGAAGAGATTCGAATTCCTGATGATACAAAGGATTACGAATTTCTTGCAGGAGAGGCACTTGGAAAGGACACAATCATTGCCATTGCATCTAGGAATAGAATTAAGAAATTACACAAAGCTAAGTATTGGATAAAGCCAGTCTATCAAGGAATGAGTCCGAATAATTTAGCCTGGTTAAAAAAACTAACGAAAAAACTCCCGCCCGAACAATGGGTAAGTGCAGATGTAAGCATTTTTATCAGCAAAGATGGTGTAACAGAAAATACGAATACACAGCCTAAAAAAGATTCTAAAATTATCACAGCGAATAACAAAGATAATCCTACAAAGGAAATTAGCAAAATACATGCTGAATTTTCTCAAAATGAAGTGATGCATAGTTATTTTAAGCTTCCGAATTCAGCGCGAATTACAGGAAATAAACGGGGATATTTTTCTGTTCGTAAAGATACAGATTTGAATACGTATAAACTTAAAGTAATTCCTTATATTGCAAATCAAAATGATTTTTGTGAATACTCCATAGTATCCTTTACAAATCCGAAAAAAGTATCAGCAACGTATGGAACCATTGAAGTCATTCCCGATGAATGCAATCTTAAAGAAGTAGGATCCGATCAAAAGGAATTCTGGAAAAAAATTACTAACTTTTACTTACAATACCAGTTCAAAAAATCAGGTGCATTGAAAGGCAATATTTGGTTAACCGGTGGAGACGCCAAATACAATCAGAAGATGACGAAGCCAGAAGTAAAGGATGATTTTAAATTCTTAGAGTAA
- a CDS encoding CPBP family intramembrane metalloprotease encodes MTRDLGSKDCKGKMSEEKKTRDYFEIFRITLIHVTIITFCYVLLSIFSQFTMATVALQNRFPDNFVELSDEQKSEIQNKTVKEFEVLMKNNPQKINDEYIEAVTKTSPSLLFVQNFLWLICFVLPVYFILKKLVRVDINSLNDELGFIQINRGLVAGCVVFLILLAVSMVFSFVNFKPKINEFQAKLFINLKGNYYLLAWAIYTVGLITGILEEFLFRGMFLAHFVSKGLAREGLFITSFLFGMMHFSFDASPVVPVILTFVGVLFGLIYLQSKNIWVAVGAHATYNSLGLIAAYFLGDKLL; translated from the coding sequence ATGACAAGAGACTTAGGTTCTAAAGATTGTAAAGGAAAGATGAGCGAAGAAAAAAAAACGAGAGATTATTTTGAGATATTCAGAATCACTCTTATCCATGTAACAATTATAACTTTTTGTTATGTCCTGCTAAGCATTTTTTCCCAATTCACGATGGCAACCGTTGCCCTTCAGAATCGTTTTCCTGACAACTTCGTTGAATTAAGCGATGAACAAAAATCAGAAATTCAAAACAAAACCGTTAAGGAATTTGAAGTTTTGATGAAGAATAATCCACAAAAAATTAATGATGAATACATCGAAGCGGTTACTAAAACATCTCCTAGTCTTTTGTTTGTTCAAAATTTTCTCTGGCTAATCTGCTTTGTTCTCCCAGTTTATTTCATTCTAAAGAAATTAGTTCGAGTAGATATAAATAGTCTGAATGATGAATTGGGGTTTATTCAGATTAACCGTGGACTCGTTGCAGGTTGCGTTGTCTTTTTAATATTACTTGCAGTTTCGATGGTTTTTTCTTTCGTGAATTTTAAACCAAAGATTAATGAATTTCAAGCTAAGCTCTTTATAAATTTAAAGGGAAATTATTATCTACTCGCTTGGGCAATCTATACTGTGGGTTTAATTACAGGAATCTTAGAAGAGTTTTTATTTCGCGGTATGTTTCTTGCGCATTTCGTAAGTAAGGGATTGGCTAGAGAGGGACTTTTTATTACTTCCTTTCTTTTTGGTATGATGCATTTCTCATTTGATGCGTCTCCCGTTGTGCCTGTCATATTGACTTTTGTAGGTGTATTGTTTGGTTTAATCTATCTTCAGTCTAAGAATATATGGGTTGCGGTTGGTGCTCACGCTACTTACAATTCATTGGGACTGATTGCAGCATATTTCCTTGGGGACAAACTTCTGTGA
- a CDS encoding ParB/RepB/Spo0J family partition protein, which translates to MKPKVLGKGLGNLIGASSSRNTEAADNTGNSPLKEIKLSEIKLNPNQPRKTFSAESITELSETIKQHGLIQPIVVNRTTDGYELVSGERRYRACKEAGFHKIPAIVRNYSEKETLEVSIIENIQREDLNPIEEAMAYQQLTEKLSMKITEVAARVGKNRSTVSNMIRLLQLPDSVKELIKTGKLSEGHARPLLSIGDKRKLEAYALQIVEKNLTVREVEEYVAGLWETKTTLSTKRDNSDPSITNVESKIRNKLSAKVKIAHNSKIGKGKIIISYNNMDEMDRILSNMNIK; encoded by the coding sequence ATGAAACCTAAAGTTCTAGGCAAAGGTCTCGGAAATCTAATTGGTGCATCAAGTTCAAGAAATACGGAAGCAGCGGATAATACCGGTAATTCACCACTTAAGGAAATTAAACTATCCGAGATAAAGCTAAATCCAAACCAACCCAGAAAAACCTTCTCCGCCGAATCAATCACTGAATTATCAGAGACTATAAAACAACATGGACTGATTCAACCAATTGTAGTGAATCGAACTACTGACGGTTACGAGCTAGTATCCGGTGAAAGAAGATACCGCGCTTGCAAAGAAGCTGGATTTCATAAAATTCCTGCTATCGTTCGAAATTATTCCGAAAAAGAAACACTTGAAGTTTCGATCATTGAAAACATTCAAAGAGAGGATCTAAATCCAATCGAAGAAGCGATGGCATACCAACAACTCACAGAAAAATTATCGATGAAGATAACAGAAGTTGCCGCACGCGTGGGAAAGAATCGTTCCACTGTATCAAACATGATTCGCCTCCTCCAACTTCCTGATTCAGTAAAGGAACTGATTAAAACAGGAAAGCTGTCAGAAGGTCATGCAAGACCTCTCCTCTCAATTGGAGACAAACGCAAACTTGAAGCGTATGCATTACAAATCGTAGAAAAAAATCTTACTGTTAGAGAAGTCGAAGAGTATGTAGCAGGACTTTGGGAAACAAAAACTACACTTAGCACAAAGCGAGATAATTCAGATCCTTCCATTACAAACGTTGAAAGTAAAATCCGCAATAAGCTATCGGCAAAAGTAAAGATTGCCCACAATTCCAAAATAGGAAAGGGGAAAATCATTATTAGCTACAACAATATGGATGAAATGGATCGCATACTTTCGAATATGAATATAAAATAG
- a CDS encoding ParA family protein, with the protein MGKIISISNQKGGVGKTTTSINLSSFLASRGKKVLLVDIDPQGNAGSGLGIDINQMENTSYEVLIGEVSATEAIQKTGIENLSMIPSNINLSGAEIDLMSEDRKEFRLKEALTSIRPRFDFIIIDCPPSLGVLTVNALCASDSVMITLQTEYFALEGLTQLMKIISLVQENLNTSLELEGVVLTMYDKRTNLANQVANDVREYFKDKVYKTMIPRNIKLGEAPSFGKPINLYDPDGIGAQSYRGLAEEVIAQNA; encoded by the coding sequence ATGGGAAAAATAATTTCTATTAGCAATCAGAAAGGAGGAGTTGGAAAAACAACTACGTCTATCAACCTCAGTTCTTTTCTCGCCAGTAGAGGAAAAAAAGTTTTATTAGTTGATATTGATCCACAGGGAAATGCAGGCTCGGGTCTTGGCATCGACATCAACCAAATGGAAAATACTTCTTATGAAGTTTTGATTGGAGAAGTCTCAGCAACTGAAGCAATCCAAAAAACAGGAATTGAAAATCTTTCGATGATTCCTTCCAATATTAATTTGAGTGGAGCCGAAATAGATTTAATGTCTGAAGATAGAAAAGAATTTAGACTCAAAGAAGCACTTACTTCGATTCGCCCAAGATTTGATTTTATAATCATTGATTGTCCGCCATCCCTTGGAGTTCTCACTGTGAACGCACTCTGTGCTTCCGATAGTGTGATGATTACTTTGCAAACTGAATATTTTGCTTTAGAAGGTCTTACGCAGCTAATGAAGATTATCTCCTTGGTGCAAGAGAACCTTAACACTTCTCTCGAATTAGAAGGTGTAGTTCTCACCATGTATGATAAGAGAACCAATTTAGCAAACCAGGTTGCAAATGATGTAAGAGAATATTTCAAGGATAAAGTTTATAAGACTATGATTCCTAGAAATATTAAATTGGGGGAAGCGCCATCGTTCGGGAAACCAATTAACCTTTACGACCCCGACGGAATTGGTGCACAAAGTTACCGTGGGCTAGCAGAAGAAGTCATCGCGCAAAACGCGTAG
- a CDS encoding class I SAM-dependent methyltransferase, producing MNNNLIKNRLSELFPELINQIEREFDFDKLEVYFQFLKDYNEIGGFFSKSDSENILDRHIVESIFHIHRILSSYSVSHETRLADIGTGPGLPGYIFFCLKNAPVITLVDSQMRRLGILEKFHKEKFKDQGVNFIYGRVEDLKEKFDLVVMRSTVKYPWSAEMIYKLLKTNSYFIPFLGRKNYDLDFENKMLENLGLKIEKEFELDELEFLGKRHLKLLKKVAESKKGFPRSWEAISKEIKRTSWEK from the coding sequence ATGAATAATAATTTAATTAAGAACAGATTATCCGAATTATTTCCTGAATTAATAAATCAAATCGAAAGAGAATTTGATTTTGATAAGTTAGAAGTCTATTTTCAATTCTTAAAAGACTATAATGAGATTGGCGGATTCTTTTCTAAGTCCGATTCAGAAAATATTTTAGATAGGCATATCGTTGAATCCATTTTTCATATTCACAGGATTCTATCTTCCTATTCGGTTTCACATGAAACTAGATTGGCGGATATCGGAACAGGTCCCGGACTGCCTGGCTATATTTTTTTCTGTCTAAAAAATGCTCCAGTCATTACGCTTGTAGATTCCCAAATGAGAAGGCTTGGAATTTTAGAAAAATTTCACAAAGAAAAATTCAAAGACCAAGGGGTTAATTTCATTTATGGAAGAGTGGAAGATTTAAAAGAAAAGTTTGATCTTGTAGTCATGCGCTCTACAGTAAAGTATCCATGGTCGGCAGAAATGATTTATAAGCTTCTAAAAACTAATTCTTACTTTATTCCTTTTCTCGGAAGAAAAAACTACGATTTAGATTTCGAGAACAAGATGTTAGAAAATTTGGGATTAAAAATAGAAAAAGAATTCGAACTAGATGAATTAGAGTTTTTAGGAAAGCGGCATCTTAAATTATTGAAAAAGGTAGCAGAATCAAAAAAAGGTTTTCCAAGAAGTTGGGAAGCAATAAGTAAAGAGATTAAGAGGACATCATGGGAAAAATAA
- a CDS encoding Spy/CpxP family protein refolding chaperone has translation MKHLIKIFSISLIALLAIVNCRHHSLADRADWIAKRVASELDLNDKQKAELQRIKKEILDKRKELDVKMFPDEIVDQIRQAQIDEAKVNKAFETSGTKRDQMRVFMTKKFIEFHAVLTPEQRNKLADKVTELLKKHSHD, from the coding sequence ATGAAACATCTTATTAAAATATTTTCCATTTCGTTGATAGCATTGCTTGCTATTGTAAATTGCCGCCATCACTCACTCGCAGATCGAGCTGATTGGATCGCGAAGAGAGTTGCAAGTGAACTTGATCTAAATGATAAGCAAAAAGCTGAATTGCAGAGAATCAAAAAAGAGATTCTTGATAAACGAAAAGAGCTCGATGTAAAAATGTTCCCAGACGAAATTGTTGATCAGATCCGTCAGGCACAGATTGATGAAGCAAAGGTTAACAAAGCATTCGAAACCAGTGGAACTAAAAGAGATCAGATGAGAGTATTCATGACAAAAAAATTCATAGAATTCCATGCTGTTCTTACACCCGAGCAAAGGAATAAATTAGCCGATAAAGTAACGGAGCTTTTAAAGAAACACAGCCATGACTAA
- a CDS encoding sigma-70 family RNA polymerase sigma factor: MTNSDFTEIVNSTKSIVLSAIEKNLAERFFHAIDDVVQETYLRAYKALSSGKFREESKLSTWLYTIARNEAYRMNEKLLREERKIEKATIKLKESRSDDSNLLERTNTLIQYLKQIPEKYKTILQHYSNGLSEKEIAEKLSIKQGTVKSRAFRGKEMLRKIAFMGDKNE; encoded by the coding sequence ATGACTAATTCTGACTTTACCGAAATAGTAAATTCGACTAAGTCTATAGTTCTCTCTGCGATAGAAAAAAATCTCGCAGAGAGATTCTTTCATGCTATAGATGATGTAGTGCAGGAGACTTATCTTCGAGCATACAAAGCATTGTCGAGTGGAAAGTTTAGAGAAGAATCAAAACTTTCCACTTGGCTCTATACGATTGCTCGAAACGAAGCATATCGTATGAATGAGAAACTCTTGCGGGAGGAAAGAAAAATTGAAAAGGCAACTATTAAACTCAAAGAGTCTAGATCAGACGATTCTAATTTACTTGAAAGAACTAATACTCTGATTCAGTATCTGAAACAAATACCGGAAAAATATAAGACAATTTTACAGCATTATTCAAATGGACTCTCTGAAAAAGAGATAGCTGAAAAACTTTCTATAAAACAAGGGACTGTTAAATCAAGAGCCTTCAGAGGAAAAGAGATGTTGCGAAAAATTGCATTTATGGGAGATAAAAATGAATAA
- a CDS encoding glycosyltransferase, translated as MKIYQHVDELNDRDGIGNDIYGFHSVFEKLGFESSVVTRINNSKNTFPIHSPQKHPCFLSSDIHILHFGSTGYPLDFFEDLPGQKILRFHNMTPISFFKSFMNEDLFKTFEKNETKAHLELYSLHRSISHVISDSNYNQDEYLQIVGRRGKVRFEVIPVIRNYPLIAKTGKSGYRIGFLGRWVPNKKLEDLLFTLFFLRKIDSRYTLVLLGKKNPIFQLYNNEIQRLITKLDLGNSIEISENLTDEEVKKQLANLDIYLSMSEHEGFGIPILEAMAANVPVLAYSCSAVIETVRDAGILFTKKDFPLLAELIHKIRTSSDLKESILKTQFNRLSKYNHFPFGSSLSNLLQK; from the coding sequence ATGAAAATTTATCAACATGTAGACGAATTGAATGATCGGGATGGAATTGGAAATGATATCTACGGGTTTCATTCTGTATTTGAAAAATTGGGATTTGAAAGTTCAGTAGTTACCAGAATTAATAATTCTAAAAATACCTTTCCAATTCATTCTCCTCAAAAGCATCCTTGTTTCTTATCGAGTGATATTCATATTCTACATTTTGGTTCCACCGGTTACCCTTTAGATTTTTTTGAGGATTTACCTGGACAGAAAATACTTCGATTTCACAATATGACACCTATTTCTTTTTTCAAAAGCTTTATGAATGAAGACTTATTTAAAACATTCGAAAAGAATGAAACGAAGGCGCATCTTGAATTGTATTCGTTGCATAGATCAATTTCTCACGTAATTTCTGATTCTAACTATAATCAAGATGAGTATCTACAGATTGTTGGTCGCAGAGGAAAAGTTCGATTTGAAGTAATACCGGTTATTCGTAATTATCCGCTAATAGCAAAGACTGGAAAATCGGGATATAGAATTGGCTTCCTCGGTAGATGGGTTCCAAACAAAAAATTGGAGGATTTATTATTTACACTTTTCTTTTTACGAAAAATTGATTCACGCTATACGCTTGTCTTACTTGGAAAAAAAAATCCAATCTTCCAACTATATAACAATGAAATACAAAGACTCATTACGAAGCTAGACCTTGGCAATTCTATTGAGATATCTGAAAATCTGACGGATGAGGAAGTTAAAAAACAGTTAGCCAATTTGGATATTTATCTATCAATGAGTGAACACGAAGGATTTGGAATTCCAATTTTAGAAGCTATGGCAGCGAATGTTCCCGTCCTTGCGTATTCCTGTAGTGCTGTCATCGAAACGGTGCGAGATGCAGGAATCCTTTTTACTAAAAAAGATTTCCCTTTACTTGCTGAATTGATTCATAAAATTCGGACTTCAAGCGATTTAAAAGAATCTATTTTAAAAACTCAATTTAATCGTTTATCGAAATACAATCATTTTCCCTTTGGATCCTCATTATCTAATCTTTTGCAAAAATAA
- a CDS encoding glycosyltransferase family 4 protein encodes MKRIIQFSAGFNPGDAISNEMLILKSYFLEIGFEGEIFSENIGRNTKGLASKFKSYRLREGDFIIYHHSIHSAVFEFLLDIPCPKALIYHNVTPSHFFEPYDLKLTHYLKKGREELIELKEKFQLYFADSKFNQQELLDLGFPSVQVLPIIYDFGRLIKKEILQKPQTKSIIFVGRIAPNKKQDDIIKLAKVLKDHFLTDFQIHLVGYCSRELELYKEELNSLIQLFDLDKHVFFSDFIDDERLAEYYQNADLFLCMSEHEGFCVPLLESMYYEVPILAFDAGAVKDTLDGAGILFKEKDFPTICECILKILSDKEFREKILVTQRERLDRFQKGNFTSIIGYAIKYFNL; translated from the coding sequence ATAAAAAGAATTATTCAATTCTCGGCTGGTTTTAATCCAGGCGACGCTATTAGCAATGAAATGCTTATACTCAAATCTTACTTTTTAGAAATTGGATTTGAAGGAGAAATCTTTTCAGAGAACATTGGAAGAAATACAAAAGGACTTGCTAGTAAGTTCAAATCATATAGACTAAGAGAAGGTGATTTTATAATTTATCATCATTCTATTCATTCTGCTGTATTCGAATTTTTATTGGACATTCCTTGTCCTAAAGCGTTGATCTATCACAATGTAACTCCGAGTCATTTCTTCGAGCCTTATGATTTAAAGTTAACTCATTATTTAAAAAAGGGAAGAGAAGAGTTAATTGAGTTGAAGGAAAAATTTCAACTTTACTTTGCGGATTCAAAATTTAATCAACAAGAACTTTTAGATTTAGGTTTTCCCTCTGTGCAAGTGCTTCCGATTATTTACGATTTTGGACGTTTGATAAAAAAAGAAATCTTGCAAAAGCCGCAGACAAAGAGTATTATCTTTGTGGGTAGAATTGCTCCGAATAAAAAGCAAGATGATATAATTAAATTAGCAAAAGTATTAAAAGACCATTTTCTAACGGACTTTCAAATACATCTTGTTGGATATTGTTCGCGCGAATTAGAATTGTATAAAGAAGAATTGAATTCTCTCATTCAACTTTTTGATTTAGATAAGCATGTGTTTTTCTCTGACTTTATTGATGATGAGCGATTGGCAGAATATTATCAAAATGCAGATTTATTTTTATGTATGAGTGAGCACGAGGGATTCTGTGTGCCTTTACTTGAATCGATGTATTATGAAGTCCCTATTCTTGCCTTTGATGCGGGAGCTGTAAAAGATACACTTGATGGTGCCGGTATTCTATTTAAAGAAAAAGACTTTCCAACTATTTGTGAATGCATTCTAAAAATACTTTCCGATAAAGAGTTTAGAGAGAAAATTTTAGTGACCCAAAGAGAAAGACTTGATCGTTTTCAGAAAGGGAACTTCACTAGCATCATAGGTTACGCAATCAAATACTTCAATTTATGA